GTTGGTCGATGACTGATATCGGCCAAAATATGTGATAAGAACATCGTTATGTGGTGAAGGATATGTTGAAGGAACTTCAGTTAGTAAACTGTCAAGATAAGGACTATCAACTGTATAATGGTCTAATTAAATAACGGTGGACTTGGGGAATTATAAATCGGTGCCAGCGGTCGGAGCTACCAGGGCAATAGATCGTGTCTGGATTGCCGCTGCTTCACTATGCGGCGCGTATGTAGGAACACCACAGTAGCAACGTTAACCCAAATAGAACAAAACGCATTACACTTcctaaaaggttttttttttttcagttagtAGCCATAGTTTGATGGCTAACCAGATGCTGCATTGGTATAATTGGGCCAAGTTCTTAGAAATAACGACATAGGAATTACACTTAATGCCCACTGCATGGAAGAAGGGCGCTTGGTAGTTATATAGTGGGGGGAGAGCCGACTCATATGACACCATAGTTGTCAGCGCACCGTGTTTCAACCCTCCCTAAAAAGTCTGGAATATTGAGATCGTTAAAAACACTTTAGGCACTTTAGTTCAAGAAGTCAgcacttatttttttgttaagcacttactttcaaacatatttaatctttatgaaaaaaaatatatacttttctGGTTCTTTGAGGAGCACAACAGAATCTCTGACCAGAAGTAAAGTTAATACATCAGTTACGTATTGACTCATGTTGATTTATTGTGATGTGTTATCTGACCAATTAATCATCCAGACAGTAAATTGGTCATGCTCTGTCGTACATGTGGGGTTCATCCCGCCTCTGTTACAGCTCTGAGACTACCTCTGAAGGTGTAAAATTGCCAGGGTGACTTTGTCATTCTATGTCATTGCCGGAGGCACCGAAAAGGTGGAAAACGGCCAGCGTTAAAGTGGCTTCTCACTCCTTTCCCACCATTACAAAATACACTTACACACAGGCATCGTTCAACCTGTAAGGATTTCGTAGGCTACCTCTGCAAGCATAAAATTTCCGGGTCAACTATCATTTTGCGTCAGTGGCggaagtggttaaaaaaatggttaaaggGTCTAAGAGGCTTGTCTCTCAGTGATGCAAATCTTAATTTGGATTTGCTATAGAAAACAAATTcccatgtaaatgtaaaatgacacCACAATATTAGGAACACTGCAGTATACTGTACTGTTACATGAATACCTCCCTGATAGTGTCAATTGTCTTTGTAAAGGCACCATCTTGTGAATATGTTACAAATATTGGGGTTTTAGTTTTCTCAACAAAGCCCAAAGTTCGGTATACTAATAGGGTTATACATAAAACGAAAAGCCTTACTAGAAATGGACCAATGTGAACCCTTACTGAGGCTACCATCTGCTTTTAATAGCATCgaataataaaacaaactaTATCATAAATGTGTGGCCGACATTTACTTTTCACTTGAGTGATATCACCAGCAGGACAAACTCGTCTTCCTCTATCCGCTTTCCCTCCATTCTGGCCTATGCAATCATGAAAGGTGCTCGCTTTCACTTGCCTGCTACTGTAATGTGCCTCACTCGTGTAAATAACATGAATCACAAAGATGATAATAAAAGGAAGGTTTGAACACGTGTGCGGGCACTTTTCTATAATGTGTGTCAAAGGGTGCGCAGACCTAATGACTCTGGACACGATGAGTCCCCaggagaggaagaggcagggtTACATCCACGAGCTCATTCGGACCGAGGAGACCTATGTGGATGACCTGGAGCTAGTGCTGGAGgtctgtgtacacacacacacacacacacacaattggtcTACATGAAGTTTGGAATTTTAACTACCTCCGatctacacacaaaaaaaaatggtatgcaTATTTTGATTACCTGTTTGAAGTCCTTGGGGGCCTAAACATcattgaaatataaaaatgtctttgtcaggTTTCAGTTTTTGAGCCATTTAAGAAaactaaatgaaatgaaaatttacattgttaaaatatTAGTGGCTAAGTTTTTGTAAATAACTGATTCTCGTTTGACCAACCTCTTTAAataaattttacattaaaaaaaatgtttcaaataggaaaaaaatgtgtatagaATTATTGACATCTTGTAattcaaaataaagtaaaaatggatttaaaacgTAAAAGTACAATAGAGTAAATAAAACGTAGTTTCAAAAGTAATTTATATAATTTCCtatatttttatgtgtgtgtgtgtgtgtggtgtgtgtgtgtgtgtgtatatatatatatatatatatattttttttttttttttttttttttttttcctgtgattggctggcaaccagttctggttTTCAGTTGTCTTTACCAATATAATaccaatataaaaatgtaaattaatgaaaCCCCATACATGGTAGGGAAGAACCAAAACTTTTAAATGGGATTGAAATATGTGTTTGTAATAAGATCAAGACTTCCAACGTAACCAAGTTTTCTGTTTGTTAGGTATTCTACAAGCCAATGTCAGAATCCGGTCGACTGACGGAAGCGGAGATGGGCGTCATCTTCGTCAACTGGAGAGAGCTCATCATGTGCAACACCAAACTGCTCAAGTGAGTATTTCACCACTTGAGATGTCTCCCCTCCCACAGCCCTTCGTACCTTCATTCGGGTCTGTGGTTTTAGGGCACTGCTTGTGCGCAAGAAAACGGGCGGCGACAACATGCCGGTGCAGCTGATCGGCGAGCTGCTGGCGTCGGAGCTGACGCACATGCAGCCTTACATCCGCTTCTGCTCTTCCCAACTCAACGCCGCCGCCCTGCTGCAGAGCAAAACGCTCAACCAACCTGACTTCAAGGACTTCCTCAAAGTACTGtactcgcacacacaatcaaagGCATACAGTTTCTGCCATAGAAAACCATTTTATCTCAATGATTCCTCttatttgtagttttattttcctattaaattgtttatttattatctaCACTTGTCTAATTTCCCTCCAAGTAAAAGAAAAGCACATCTGGAAATACTATACATGATTTTTCAGAAAGTTAGCTTTTCTCTGCTTGGaaacaaatgttgaaattttgTGATGGGATTAAGATGTTATTACTGagctaaaacaaatgttttaatgtaatcttaatttttaaaacacttggagcgatgagatttttttttttttatatatagcatttttctacatttttctcGACAATTTATTGATAACCAGTTTCAAGAAAACTATTGCAAATGTGAGTGGGAGTCAGGAGTAGTTTTATTTAGTCGTTTGATTTTTAAACCAAgttgtttcttttaatgtatttttgaaaattgtgataaaatgttcagttgttttttttttgttttttttttcaaaaaaaatgaagtaggTAACTtgacatacataaaaaaaacatacatgacgAATATAGCGGTggataaaacacattttttctggtacatattttattttaatggacgGTGAGGGTAAGAACGTGTCAGTACTCTCACTGTGAGCGTCTCTCTCTGCCCCCCTCCTTCACCTCCCGTGGAGCAGAAAATCGCCACTAACTACCGCTGCAAAGGAATGCCTCTGTCCAGCTTCCTCCTCAAGCCCATGCAGAGAATCACACGCTACCCTCTGCTCATAAAGAACGTATGTCGGATACATATTTCAGGACTTCATCctcctgttctttttttaatgtatgacaTCCCTTAGATCCTGGAGCACACACCTGACCACCACGCCGACCAACCGCCCCTGAGGGAGGCTCTGGATCGGGCCGAGGAGCTGTGCTCTCAGGTCAACGAGGGCGTCAGGGAGAAGGAGAACTCGGATCGCCTCGAGTGGATCCAGAACCACATACAGTGCGATGGGGCTATAGAGGTAGAAACCCCTCTTTTTCCCCAATAAACGATGTAGGATTATCATGGTTGTCTCGtatgtgtgtatctgtgtgtgtgtcattggcAGAACTTGGTGTTTAACTCGCTCACTAATTGCCTCGGGCCACGCAAGCTGCTCCACAGCGGTCGTCTACACAAGACCAAGAGCAGCCGGGAATTGTGGGCGTTCCTCTTCAACGACTTCCTGCTCCTGACGCAAAGCACCAAGTCCTTGTCCTCCTCCGGGCCTGACAAGCTGTTCAGCCCCAAGAGCAGCATCCAGCTCAAGATCTACAAGGCGGTAAGTGAAACCAGTGTAACCTGCGGGATATCACGTGCatcatttgttttgtatttattttgtcaccAGCCGCTGTTCCTCAACGAGGTTTTAGTCAAAATGCCGCTGGAGCTGTCGAGTGACGAGCCGCTCTTTCTCGTCTCCCACATTGACCGTGTCTACTCGCTCAGGACGGACACCTTGAATGAAAGGTGAGCATACACGCACGCAGCAGTACTTGGTGAAGGTCAgctgtttttgaaaaatggatggtcaTATTTGATTGCATACCTAAGTGTCTTTCGTGTTTAACATCCACCGCACACTGAACAACATAGCccaacatgaaaaataatagttggcgACTCTTCACAGCACACCAAGCGATTGAGCACTATCAGTCTAACAACacactgcaacaaaaaaaacaatgataccGTGTCATTTTTCAGGctccaaatacagtaaatgttctGTAATATTTGTTAATCCCGCAATTGGTGTCTTAGAAAAGATGATTTCCACCAAGGAGAGGGAACCGGCGTTTTTAAAAACGTGGCATGTGGCTACTTTGAGGCTGGATATACCTGATGATACGTACGCGTACATCCTCCCTAATGAACTGTCAAGGTATCAGCTCGGACTTGGCAAAATCAAGTGACTTGAGTCGGACTCGAATACCAGAAAATGTGATCAGGATATCCCGACTGTCACTCAGTGTGCAGCAAGGCTATAACTTGTGGTTCTGTCAGGGCGGCGTGGGTGCAGAAAATCAAAGCGGCATCTGAGCTTTTCATTGAGACAGAGAAGAAAAAACGGGAGAAGGCTTATCAAGGTCAGTAAGAAGTCCATGTTTCCATTGTATCCTCCTCTGCCTTCAAATTGTTTTAATGTGTTGTCCTCTCACATATCCGTGTTGTCCTTTCGTTTCACgtctccatgttttttttagctcgCTCTTTGAAGACAAGCGGTATCGGCAGGCTACTGGTAACCGTCTCGGAGGCCCAGGAGCTCAAGGCTTGCAAGCCCaacggtaataataataatacagtaattgaAGAGGGTTCACGTGAGGTGTTGTCTTGCAGCTTTCTGTCTTCCACATCCCCTGCAGGCAAGAGCAATCCTTATTGTGAGCTGACCATGGGGGCCCAGTGCTACACGTCCCGCCCCGCAAGCAACACGCTAAACCCCAAGTGGAACTTTAACTGCCAGTTCTTCGTCAAAGACCTCTACCAGGACGTCTTGTGCATCACCGTCTTTGAGAAGGACCAGTTCTCACCAGACGGTCAGTGGACACGTTTGTATACGTACAACTAAAAAAAGACGGGCTGTTTGAAATGATTCACTAGGAAAATTGAACAGAATATCCATCCCTGTCAATGCTCATAAAATTCTATTTGCATGCAGCCTGATAAGCTTTAATACCCGTACTAGATATGTATGCAAGGTGCAGGCCTTATTGTGTGGCTTTATAATGTGGTCTGATCTGGTGTTTGGCATTGGGGCCAGGGAATGAAAGTGTAGAGTTGGCTCAAGGTAGCTGCTGGCTGTTAACTGGCTCAGTCACCTCACGTGTTGAGTTTCCCTGGGTATCATTTGTTGATGTAcatgtttattttaacatttgtgcCAAAAAAGTGATTGAAGTGCACCAGTGACTGTCTATTCTTGATGTGTGGAGGAATTAGAATGTTTTAACTAGTGGTGGTAGCCCACAGTATATTCAATGAGCTAAACCAATTTATTTTAACATGGACATGATcccaaaatttacattttcttatGTACTTTTCTCCTAGCTCAGGGGTGTCAGTCATTCTTCTCATGGGCCGCATTGTTGTTCCGCTTACCCTCATACGCCTGTTATgactggaacaaaaatatttaatcatctcatcatatttacattaatttatgaactatttttggaatcagaaatcaaggctgtttttttttttttttcaactattcacatttggtaacacaaaaatgcttgtaatatctcaaccttattatttatgatgagtttgaaattttattagacttttacaaaaatcatggaaattgactcAAGATGTGGCTTCACAGACCACGTAAAATCATATGGTGGGCCACATCTGGGTCCGGGTccgggtcttgagtttgacatctgtgtcCTAGCTCGTCCTTATTGCTACAAAgatgacgtaaaaaaaaaaaaaaaaaacaatataatgaGGAGTCTGCAGTACAAAATTATATAACATTAtgaacaatttatttatacttCTCATTAGATTTCCTTGGCCGCACCGAGGTTCCCGTGGCAACTATCAAGAAGGAACTGGAGAGCAAAGGCGCCGCCAATCGCCGTCTGCTGCTGCACGAAGTCCCCACTGGAGAGGTTTGGGTCAAGCTGGACCTGCAGCTCTATGAGCCGCCACCCAAGTAACATTTATGAGCCCCCGTGTCATATAAGACTACAAAACCCCCCCATTCACAAGTGCCTTCACATACTAACAACCTTGTTCTGGAAAAGGGAATAGGATGGGCAACacactggaagaaaaaaatatatattttttttttttttttttttacaaacacaaCCATTGGACTTGCTGGTACTTAAGGCACAACTTGAGGTACACTCGCAGCATCTATTCTCAATCAAGCAAGACTCTACAGATAGGTATTAAACGTTTTAAATGACCTGCTTTTATTAGTACAAACATGCAAGGTCTGTTTCAGCGTCTGCACACAATGCAAACAGCATAACATACCGTTAATGTTGTGTGAAAGTCaacattaaattaataaattgtaCACGCTGTGCAGTCCTGTACATTGTACATACAAACAGTCGTCTTTGTTGGGGCTTCATTATGAACCACCAGTGTTCTTGTATCAGTGCGTGAGTCATACTGACAGGTGGCGATTGGGTTGATAAAATGGGCTTCAATGATGCGAAGTGAAGTGAAGAACTCATCTGGAGAACCAGCAGCCGGGGTGATGGCATGTGCCATCCCGTGCGGAGGTCTCGCGTACATGGTACGGTACGTCCAAGCTGTACAACACATTACACGTTATTGTTATGGTCaccgaatatttttttttttttttttttcaaacatacaGTAGCTGTCACGGGTGTCAAGTTTATTTTCATCGTACGACAAATCATCTCACGGTTTTGTACGACATTCCTTGGAAATCACCATTTCCCATCACCGgggagctatttttagaacagtaCTCTGggctaggcggcacggtgatcagctggtaaagcgttggcctcacagttctgaggacccgggttcaatcccggccccgcctgtgtgaagtttgcactccggtttcctcccacatcccaaaaaacatccaacattaattgggggagtctaaattggccataggtgtgattgtgagtgcgactgtctctatgctccgattggctggcaaccagttcggggtgtaccccgcctcctgcccgttgacagctgggataggctccagcactccccgcgaccctcgtgaggataagcggcgaagaaaatagatggatagtcGTACCTGGAACTCATGTAATTCGTGTGGTCCTTGTCCACTGATTGGACATTGAATGAGCTGACGACAGGACTCACATAGTCACCATGTTGGACCTTACTATGACCGTTCCGTTTATATAGGCATCCTAAACAGAAATGtcaaataaaagtacattttatatATCTATGTATAAGCGGTATGTAATTTGTGACCGCTAATTGACAAAGGTACCTGCTTCACAACGAGTCTTCTTCATCTTGGACAATTCGTATAGTAATTCCATCTCCTTCAGCTCAGCCACCCTCAGCTGTGTGGGAATGTTGTCAGCAGGGAAGACAATTTAAACACATTGCAGACAATCGATGGTCTTTGCAGGACATACTGTAGATTCTACATCCCAAACACGTTAAATGACAATGTAGTTTGATAGTCTCTCTgaatatgaaaattaaaatcaaatccGAATCGGATCGTATGATTTAACACTCagcctttttttaatcattgaacAGATTTGTATGTTCTTTTTCCTAGTtgtaatattgttttaaatgttttaatgtttattgatcaaaatgttatttttgtatttctattttgttctttttcctagttgtaatatttttttggattttttttttttttttttttttttttttattgatcaaattatgattttgtatttgtatttttttaaatatctttgaCCCAAATTCAAAATCATCAATTATTATTACTCTACAGTTATTTACTTATACTTGGATAATATTCCCAATCGAATACAAAATAGTCCTAAACCGTCAACTGAATAATAACTATAGAGGTATGCTTTTTAATCTACcattaaaatgatatttttgtattttttttcaattttattatttcacccaatttttttttatttttaaatgcatcatatttgtcattgtaatgGTGAACATTAAAGAAAATTGTGTTGCACACATTCACCATTTTgtgcaaaacaaacatttaattaaaaataaatatttaaacaagAACACAAAATCAATTGTTTCACattcaagttttaaaaaatatatactcaaAGTTTATGTACAGCACATCAAATTTTAGGTGGAAAGCATCCTCGGAAGAATACCTTCctggggaaaaaacatccagatcGACACGTCAACACTTGgctacaaacacacaaacgaTGGAAAGCGTGACGTGAGAAACTCACCTTGCATTTGTGTGGCTTTTTGCCGTAGAGGAGATACGGATTGTATTCATTGAGGTCACAAGTGTCTAAAAACACGTGGCCCTGAAAGTGAGATTAGGTTAGTGAGCCCAACGCTCATTTCAGGACTTTGTATCCACAAGTCAGGCTCGCCAACCAACCTTGGCGTTTCCGTGCCGGAGGAATTGTTGGTACAAGTTTTGCCGCCGCTTGACCTCGGCCGGGTTGCAAGTGGCCATGTGGTAGTCGAGCTTCTTTTGGAGCGGCGCCCAAAAGTCTTCATGCAAAACCTTGCGCATCACCTCCCTCTTCATTGCCTTGGCTTCATCGTGCCTGCTCAGAAAATTCTCCAATTCCttcacatcaaaaaaaaaaaattaaacgcaTCTTGCTCTTTACCATTACATGGACTTAAGAGTTAAACACCTTTTTGGTCAATTTACTTGTATgtcagaacaattttttttccattgaattgAAATGCAGTCATGTATGATGTGTAGTGAGCGGTAGAATGATC
This genomic window from Syngnathoides biaculeatus isolate LvHL_M chromosome 23, ASM1980259v1, whole genome shotgun sequence contains:
- the fam228a gene encoding protein FAM228A isoform X1, which encodes MNCTVNGSQLSSHWSRIFLLLPVMWSNKRNDGFITYDAAFDIRLLASEAAESKYSRPEVRLCAPVKKRNVGVYIKQNKRDDATMGVQGPRPWRGCLSHASTRRVQGKLEAELKEAKELIQPLLDTEKELENFLSRHDEAKAMKREVMRKVLHEDFWAPLQKKLDYHMATCNPAEVKRRQNLYQQFLRHGNAKGHVFLDTCDLNEYNPYLLYGKKPHKCKLRVAELKEMELLYELSKMKKTRCEAGCLYKRNGHSKVQHGDYVSPVVSSFNVQSVDKDHTNYMSSRYDYPSIFFAAYPHEGRGECWSLSQLSTGRRRGTPRTGCQPIGA
- the fam228a gene encoding protein FAM228A isoform X2: MNCTVNGSQLSSHWSRIFLLLPVMWSNKRNDGFITYDAAFDIRLLASEAAESKYSRPEVRLCAPVKKRNVGVYIKQNKRDDATMGVQGPRPWRGCLSHASTRRVQGKLEAELKEAKELIQPLLDTEKELENFLSRHDEAKAMKREVMRKVLHEDFWAPLQKKLDYHMATCNPAEVKRRQNLYQQFLRHGNAKGHVFLDTCDLNEYNPYLLYGKKPHKCKLRVAELKEMELLYELSKMKKTRCEAGCLYKRNGHSKVQHGDYVSPVVSSFNVQSVDKDHTNYMSSSLDVPYHVRETSARDGTCHHPGCWFSR
- the fam228a gene encoding protein FAM228A isoform X3, which codes for MWSNKRNDGFITYDAAFDIRLLASEAAESKYSRPEVRLCAPVKKRNVGVYIKQNKRDDATMGVQGPRPWRGCLSHASTRRVQGKLEAELKEAKELIQPLLDTEKELENFLSRHDEAKAMKREVMRKVLHEDFWAPLQKKLDYHMATCNPAEVKRRQNLYQQFLRHGNAKGHVFLDTCDLNEYNPYLLYGKKPHKCKLRVAELKEMELLYELSKMKKTRCEAGCLYKRNGHSKVQHGDYVSPVVSSFNVQSVDKDHTNYMSSRYDYPSIFFAAYPHEGRGECWSLSQLSTGRRRGTPRTGCQPIGA